CCCTTGTGTACCAACGCCACGTAGTTGATGtcatagtgtttgaaattgaaaggggTTGAGGTATACTGACCgataaaagctgtattgtccacaaaccctataatAATAAGTTTCGGTAGCTGTccaagaaatacattttgctgctgTGTTAATCTGGTACCTGTTGGAATGCAATATATCTTCAGGGCTACTCTTTCCACTGCATACTTGCCGTTCGATACTTGTAAGGCCTCGGCGTGAGCCAGTCTgacgcttggtgacactttcactctctttacaaataaAGTGGCGGAGGGTATTACTAGTTTATATTGTTCCACATTCCCACTGATGTGACAGAACGAGTCCTTGTgggttagtttgatcttaagattgataccATTGACAAGTAGGTTATCTTGGTAAAAAAGGTCCGAGTGTATGCGACCTAGGCAGTCGCACTGCCTACTGCTGGCGGTAAAGCTCgctctttttacaaaaccttgATTGTGGCCGTCCAAAGCAGTAGCTTCAAAATGACcgtaagtatctttgtagaagaggccCACTGAACGCTGTGTGTCCAAGGCATCACTGCTGTCATTAAGAATACTCTCAATATATGCCCTATATGCATACATGTTATCATTTTGCATGATAATGTGATCACCGAGgctaatgtccacctgattaaacatggttgctatgGGGTAAGCGATCGTTGCCACTCTAGCGTTGTTCGCTATATTGGAGCCATcagcttttacaattttacagatgaggtgcaaCAGTGTATCGTTGAGGTCCAAACACATATCCtggaccctgacacataaaactctattggcGCCAAAGGTGTTAAAGCGACTAGTGgtgatacctcca
This portion of the Pleurodeles waltl isolate 20211129_DDA chromosome 12, aPleWal1.hap1.20221129, whole genome shotgun sequence genome encodes:
- the LOC138267075 gene encoding uncharacterized protein F54H12.2-like; translated protein: MCLDLNDTLLHLICKIVKADGSNIANNARVATIAYPIATMFNQVDISLGDHIIMQNDNMYAYRAYIESILNDSSDALDTQRSVGLFYKDTYGHFEATALDGHNQGFVKRASFTASSRQCDCLGRIHSDLFYQDNLLVNGINLKIKLTHKDSFCHISGNVEQYKLVIPSATLFVKRVKVSPSVRLAHAEALQVSNGKYAVERVALKIYCIPTGTRLTQQQNVFLGQLPKLIIIGFVDNTAFIGQYTSTPFNFKHYDINYVALVHKGSVIPAKPYTPSFGTLNFIR